DNA sequence from the Shewanella piezotolerans WP3 genome:
CAAACTCTTGGCTTGCTGTGACTCGGTGAGTCTCACTGTCTCGTTGGTAAGTGCCCCACTCCATGCCAGAATCTTCATAGTTGTCATTTGAATCGACTTCAAAAATAACGTAGGTACTGTTATCAATGAATATGATGCTGAGCAAGTCATTATCGTCATCTGTCGCATTCCAGCTTCCGATGATCCCGACCTGAATATCTTGTTTCTCTAGCTCTTCAGATAAATGTTCCAGTGCCGCTTCAGTATCGATTAGCTCTGACACCGCGGTATCTTGCCCCCCATTCTCAATGGTTGCTTGCACCGCTGCAGAGGTTGCAAAGTCAGCCGTCGACATGCTGAAGTCTACAGGCTCTGCGCTATCAATCGCTGTTTGGGTGATGCTAATGCCGTTACTTGGGTCACCATCTTGATCTAGGGTTTGTAGTAGTCTGGCCATATTGATTACAGCGGTATTTGTGACATCATCGGTTGCGGCAATATTGAGGGGGGTGACGATACCAGTTGCAGCTGTTGCAGGAAACTCTAAGCCTCCAATGAAGAAAGTCACCGTTTCACCAGGCAGATACTGATATTGACCTTCTGCATCGGTGGTGCCGCTAAGTGTTTCGGTTCGGTAGCCAATGCCGATAACAGCGCTGTCTAGAAACACACCCGTGTCGGGGGTCACAGTTACGGGAGTTGGTTGCGGCAACACTTCTGGTTCGGGGTCATCATCACTGTTGCCACAGGCAACGAGAGTCAATGAAACCAATAAAGCGGTGGTGACTGAGTATTTGGAATAGGAATTACAGGCAAGACTAGGCTTAAACATAGCAAGCTCCTTTACAGATCTAGTTAGTTGATTTGCTGCTGTGCTTCATGTTCAGAACATCCATCTCCGAAGCGACAACATCGTTGAGTTGACTCTAGGTTTAACACAAAAACTTATCGACAAAATAATGTAATAACCAAATTCAAGACATTTCAGTAATTTTCATATTTACGGCTGTTGCTGCAGTTGTGAATCAATCACTTAGGATATGTTTTGTCTATTCAGGCAAGTCTTACTTTGGTTGTGGTGATTTCAATTATCACTAAAATCGAACGTCAATCGGTGTAGATGACTACTTTTCTATTACTCTCAATATCACTGTCAGGCTTTATGGTCCCCCATAAAAGTGGCGTTGGTTTTTGTGCCGTGTATGGCCGAAGTCGACTGCAAAAAACACTGCTTATTAGGCGAGTTTTAACGATTTTGATACTGCGTTAATGAGCTTGAAGCAAGCTCAACTATATCCTTTACTCATTAACTTACCTCAAAACCGCTAAACTCTCGTAGAGCGATCAAATTTTCATACTGATTGGGATTACAATAAATTTTGTTCGCCTGAGCAGTGGGGAGATCTTAAGCGGTATGGATACTTTGACGAGATTGGCGATGCTCGCAGATTCGTAATATTTATTGCAATAAGAGTTCATTGTTGTATCTATGAGATTTAAAAAGCACGTAGATATAATTCACTTTTAGTGAATATATATTTACTTTAGAGTGAGAGTAAAGCGTAGCGTTTTCTGAGGCTGCATCGATAATATTTTAATGGTGGTTTAATCTATAAAGAGTATGCTGGAAATCAGGAGTTAAACATGAACGCTTGTTTTTAAACCGCTCCAATTATTAATGCTTGAAGCGGCCTTTTCTCAATTATAACCAAGAATATAACTCGGTGTTTCATCCTCCTGCTCGTAGGTGTACAGCAGGCTTTCATGCAGTGTCGAGTCCTCTTCTGTGGTTTTTGAATGTTCAATTTCGCCCTGTTTATAGTTATTAATGATATATTTTTCCATTACAACGTCCTTTAATTTAACTAGCGCTCTCTTTATATATAGTTTAAATAATTTACTTTGCTTGTTTCCTTAGTAATTAATTTCGTATTTACTAATTTAAAATATAGGCGAGCGCCGAATTCATCCAGCTATTGACGATATCTTAACTACGGATTTATATGAAATTCATTGTGGTTTTAAGCTTATTACTTTTATTAAATGCTTGTTCAACTGCACCAAGTCGTGATGAAAAACGGCAAACTTCACTGAGCAATAAAATTGCGTTAGACAATAGTCGTGCAGTAAAAAGTCAATTAATGCAATTACATAAAGATTGGAAAGGTACACCTTATCGACTGGGTGGTGTGAGTAAGCGAGGTGTAGACTGCTCTGGTTTTGTGCAAGTAGGTTTCCAGAAAAAATTTGGTTTAACATTGCCTCGTACCACTGATGAACAAAGAGCTGTAGGCAGAAGTGTTAGTAAAAATAACTTGAGGCCTGGAGATCTAGTTTTTTTCAAAACAGGTTGGAGTACACGACACGTTGGGATCTACATAGGTAACCATCAGTTCTTACATGCTTCAACGAGCCAAGGGGTGATGATCTCCAGTTTGGACAATAGCTACTGGAAGCAAAAATACTGGCTGTCGAGAAGGTTGTAGCAGAGGGATTTCTGTTGCTCTTAGATTTTTGGCTATTATTTCTGTAATGAGTATCTTTAACGTGGATAGGGATATATTAGATATCTATCAAATTCCATCAGTTAACTTTATGCTACTTTAAAAGCCATTCTTGCAAGCATCTATTTAGTCAGAGTTTATGCACGCTTAGTAAGAACTGATATTATAGTCTCAACAGATTTTTTTACATTCGAAGCTGGTTAGCGGCGGATGTACTCGCAACAGATTAAAGTGAAAGGATTAAGCAATGAGCAAAGCAAAAATAGGTATTGTTACTGTCAGTGATCGCGCTAGTGCTGGTGTGTACGAAGATCTATCAGGTAAGGCGATTATTGACGTACTCAATGAGTACCTTACGTCTGAGTGGGAGCCTGTTTATAAGGTTATCCCAGATGAAACCGATGCGATTGAAGCAACGCTAATTGATATGGCGGATGTGCAAAACTGTAGCCTAATTGTCACCACTGGCGGCACAGGCCCAGCTAAGCGTGATGTTACTCCAGAAGCGACTGAAGCAGTTTGTGATCGTATGATGCCAGGCTTTGGTGAGTTGATGCGTGCTGAATCATTGAAGTTTGTACCAACGGCGATTTTGTCTCGTCAAACCGCGGGCCTTCGCGGTGACTCTTTAATTGTTAACCTACCAGGAAAGCCAAAATCTATTCGGGAATGTTTAGACGCAGTGTTTCCTGCCATCCCTTACTGTATCGATCTCATGGATGGTCCATTCCTTGAGTGTGATGAAGCGGTTATCAAGCCTTTTAGACCCAAAGCAAAGTAGTTCGTTTAAGCTCGCTCACTTAAAATGTTCAAAAGCCCGAATCAATTCGGGCTTTTTTGTGTCTGGCCATAAATGTTCCATACATTTATTGGCATTCCCTCCGTCCTTGGAGGTCTGAACACTTATGCCAAAACCCATGGATGGTTTAGTTTTGGTATTTGTGTCAGAACACTTATGCCAACACCCATGGATGGGTTAGTTTTGGTATTTGTGTCAGAACACTTATGCCAAAACCCATGGATGGGTTAGTTTTGGTAGCAGCACTCAGCTTTGATCAAGCAAATGCACTCACAATGCGGCTAGCACTTCTTGTTGCATAAGCTGGCGGCATTTAGCCCGGTGATAAGCAGTAGTGCTGGGATCATTACAAAGTGCACCATCGCATTGGGCTCAATACTAAAATTGAGCCAGACCAGTAAGGCCCAGCTCAATAACCAATAACTGATACTGAATAGGTGTTTAGTAGAGAATGACTTCATAACGAACTCCTGGTTTTCTAGCTTGTGCCTGTTTGGCTGGACTAATAACAACTTGGATATAGTTTAAATTCTGGACAATCTGCCGATAAGTGTCATTATTGACAAAATAAGGGTGACTAGTGACAGGTGACTGCAGTGAAAAGAATTGTGATTTTGGCGGCTGATAATGCTGTTGCGGGGGGCATCATCAGTTTTATGGATGTGTTTAGCTTCTGCAATACCTATTGGAAGGTCACGCAAGCCAACGCAGAAGATGATCTGTTTGAGTGTAAGATCATCTCCCCAAATGGTGAGCCGATTAAAAGCAGTTATGGTTTATCCTTGCCTGTTATTGCTCATGCTGATGCCGAGCACTATTTATCCCATGCCGATGCCGTAGTGGTAGCCGCTTCAACGATTACTAATCGCAAAGAGCTCGACAGTTACCTTAGAGCTTTTAGTCCGCATATGCCGACTTTGCATCAGTTTGCTGAAACAGGAAAACCAATCGCTGCGTATTGTGCTGGCACGCTGGTTCTGGCTGCTAGCGGTTTGCTAGACGGACGTACTGCTACCTGCGTTTGGTGGCTGGCGGAACTGTTTAAGCGTAGGTTTCCAAAGGTGAACCTGTGTATGGAACACTTAGTCATGAGTGATGGTCCCATGTACACCGCTGGGGCGACAACCGCTAACTTAAGCTTAGCGCTACAGCTCGTTAAGGTGCTGATGGGGGAGCAGATAGCGACACAAATGGCTAAAGTTTTGCTAATCGATCCTAATCGTATCTCGCAACAACCATTTATGACATTGGATAGTGAACCACGGCATAAAGATGAGCTGGTGAGGCGAATTCAAGATTGGATGCAGCTACATTTAACTCAGAGTTTCATATTGGATGATATCGCCGATAAATTCGCGGTGGGTAAGAGGACTTTGATCCGCCGTTTCAAGAAAGCACTTAATGAAACACCTGCAAGCTACATGCAGCGGCTTAGAGTGGATGAAGCCAAACGCTTACTGGAAACCACTGAGTTAGCGTTAGAGCAGATTGTCGAACAGGTGGGTTATGAGGATGTCAGCTCATTTCGGAAGCTGTTTATTCAGTTAACTAGCGTCTCGCCCAGAGCCTATCGGCAGAAGTTTAATACTCACAGTTGCTGCGAGTATTAAATCCACTTCAGATGATTGCTATTAAGCTTGCTTCTGTCTCCGATTGGCATACTTGTCGACGGCTTTACCTGTCGTCGCCCAAATCAGCACGCCTCCCCAAGCAATCATCGAAAGGCCTGCAGGGATACAAGCAATTAAGATTAACTTGAAATGTTTGCGGTTAAACACCAGTGCCAGTAGCGCTGGCAGAAACCATAGAAACACCACCGCTATTGCAAGCAATGCTAAGAATATATACCCGTTCTACCTGAAGATGCAGGATTCAGTGGGAATTTAATGGACTTTAATCACGGCATTGATTGCCACTAATGGTCATTCCCTTGGTAAAATCAATAACACTGAGTAAAGTCCATTAAAGCCCATCGCAGAAGGCTTTGTGCCAGCCCACTTCGTTGTTGCACTAATTTAAAAGGGAATAACCATTTCTACATTAATGCGCCTAGAATTGAACTGCCACAATGCCTCTGAAACGAGCACCTTCAGGTAGAATGGGTATAGTTATCACTAGCCAAAATATTGTCGATAAATTCCATTTTACTTATCTCCTAAAATAAGCCTCTTAAATAGTTAAGAGGCTTATTGTTTTACTTATAAACCAAAGACAATTTTTTCGCTTTTAAGTGACTTTTGCATACCCATTGCTAAGCCTGCAGAAATAACCAATGTGGTAATGGATGACACTGCGAGCTGTACAACAGGTAGCTCACGACCCTTGATAAACTCCATCAAGGCTTGTAGTTGACCTGATACTGGTAGCCACTGCAAAGTATCGGGTGCAATATCATAGCTGGCTGCCATTGCTAGCATCATAGGCAAAATGAGTACGATGGTGAGATACGACTGGGCTTCCTTAAAGCTCTTAGCCATAAACGATACAAACAACTGTAGGCAAGCAGCCATTATGGCAACGGGTAGGCCGACTAGCATCATCATGCCGATGAAATTGCCATTAACGCTGACGCTAAAGCCTAATTCCTGCCAAGGGACGAAGCTGTAAGCAAATTTCGACACTATTAAGGTCAGTAGCAGACCGATCATGGCAAAGATGGTCACGGCAAGAATTTTAGATAGTACAATCTGCCCTGTTGATACTGGATGACTGAGCAATAATGCTAACGAGTTACGCTCGCGCTCACCCGCACTGGTATCAATAGCGAGGTTCATGCCTGAAATAAATACCGCATAGATCATTGTCATCGTCGCAATGCCCAAAATCATGCCTGCTTTTGAATCTGGTGTCGCTTGGTCCTCTACATTTAGCTTAATAGGCTGCATGACTCTCGGGTCAATACCGCGAGCAATTAAGCGTAAACTGCCCATTTCAGAACTGTACTCTTGCAAACGTTTTTCAAGACGGCGAATTGATTTTTGTAGTTTCTCATTAGAAGCATCGGCGATAAGGGTGACCTCTGCGCTGATCCCTTTAGCCATATTACTGGCGTAATCATCACTGATGACTAACAAAATGTCCTTGGTATTCTCGCCGTCGGTTTGGTTAATGCCTTTGCTAGATAAGTACTTCACTAGATCAGGAGCGCCTTGCGGATTGTCGATGTTAATATTCAAATCTTCTGGGCTAGTCAGCTGACCGATCAACATAAAGAACATGCCACACATCAGCAGCGGTGCACCCATCGCATAGTAAAGTCCAGCCATTACCGAGCGTTTGTCTCGTGCGGCATCAATAAGCTCTTTGCGGAGCATGGTGATTATTTTATTACTCATTTCAATATCCTTTTGTTGCCGTTGTGCTGTGCTGCATTGCGTGTTTCTATTATTGAATGCATCATGCGGCAATCCCTTCATCGGTGCCGATTAGTTGAATAAAGGCATCTTCTAGTGAGGCTTTACCCGTTTGTTGACATAAGGCGTCAGGGCTACCCACGGCAACCACTTTACCTTCTGCCATCACAATAACTTGGTCGCACAGTGCGGCAACTTCCTGCATCACGTGGCTGGAAAATAGTACACAGTGACCTTGGTTTTTAAGGTCTCGCAATATGTCACGCAGTACCCGAGTGCTCATTACATCTAGCCCGCGTGTCGGCTCGTCGAGAATAATATTGGTTGGCTGGTGGACAATGGCTTGTGCCAGTGCAGTTTTCATTCGTTGGCCTTGAGAAAAGCCCTTGCACTGCCTGTCTGCAATATCTGCTAAGTGCAGTTTTTCAATCACATTGCTGGTGGCTTGTTTGGCATCT
Encoded proteins:
- a CDS encoding NlpC/P60 family protein; this translates as MKFIVVLSLLLLLNACSTAPSRDEKRQTSLSNKIALDNSRAVKSQLMQLHKDWKGTPYRLGGVSKRGVDCSGFVQVGFQKKFGLTLPRTTDEQRAVGRSVSKNNLRPGDLVFFKTGWSTRHVGIYIGNHQFLHASTSQGVMISSLDNSYWKQKYWLSRRL
- the mog gene encoding molybdopterin adenylyltransferase, yielding MSKAKIGIVTVSDRASAGVYEDLSGKAIIDVLNEYLTSEWEPVYKVIPDETDAIEATLIDMADVQNCSLIVTTGGTGPAKRDVTPEATEAVCDRMMPGFGELMRAESLKFVPTAILSRQTAGLRGDSLIVNLPGKPKSIRECLDAVFPAIPYCIDLMDGPFLECDEAVIKPFRPKAK
- a CDS encoding GlxA family transcriptional regulator, translating into MKRIVILAADNAVAGGIISFMDVFSFCNTYWKVTQANAEDDLFECKIISPNGEPIKSSYGLSLPVIAHADAEHYLSHADAVVVAASTITNRKELDSYLRAFSPHMPTLHQFAETGKPIAAYCAGTLVLAASGLLDGRTATCVWWLAELFKRRFPKVNLCMEHLVMSDGPMYTAGATTANLSLALQLVKVLMGEQIATQMAKVLLIDPNRISQQPFMTLDSEPRHKDELVRRIQDWMQLHLTQSFILDDIADKFAVGKRTLIRRFKKALNETPASYMQRLRVDEAKRLLETTELALEQIVEQVGYEDVSSFRKLFIQLTSVSPRAYRQKFNTHSCCEY
- a CDS encoding superinfection immunity protein, with amino-acid sequence MFLWFLPALLALVFNRKHFKLILIACIPAGLSMIAWGGVLIWATTGKAVDKYANRRQKQA
- a CDS encoding ABC transporter permease, which produces MSNKIITMLRKELIDAARDKRSVMAGLYYAMGAPLLMCGMFFMLIGQLTSPEDLNINIDNPQGAPDLVKYLSSKGINQTDGENTKDILLVISDDYASNMAKGISAEVTLIADASNEKLQKSIRRLEKRLQEYSSEMGSLRLIARGIDPRVMQPIKLNVEDQATPDSKAGMILGIATMTMIYAVFISGMNLAIDTSAGERERNSLALLLSHPVSTGQIVLSKILAVTIFAMIGLLLTLIVSKFAYSFVPWQELGFSVSVNGNFIGMMMLVGLPVAIMAACLQLFVSFMAKSFKEAQSYLTIVLILPMMLAMAASYDIAPDTLQWLPVSGQLQALMEFIKGRELPVVQLAVSSITTLVISAGLAMGMQKSLKSEKIVFGL
- a CDS encoding ATP-binding cassette domain-containing protein, encoding MIKVSNLSKRIGDVQALNDLSFSALDGQITGLLGPNGAGKTTCLRTVFGLLKPDNGIAEIDGINIAKSPVSAKQQLGLFPDPFGLYERLTPREYISYFAELNGLSRKDAKQATSNVIEKLHLADIADRQCKGFSQGQRMKTALAQAIVHQPTNIILDEPTRGLDVMSTRVLRDILRDLKNQGHCVLFSSHVMQEVAALCDQVIVMAEGKVVAVGSPDALCQQTGKASLEDAFIQLIGTDEGIAA